One Vigna unguiculata cultivar IT97K-499-35 chromosome 7, ASM411807v1, whole genome shotgun sequence genomic region harbors:
- the LOC114190548 gene encoding cytokinin hydroxylase-like has translation MEFVGLYGVLVAFYIVLCLFLFFILTFSWWVFPNQKLKMLKKCGLEGPTPSFPLGNIEEMKKKSIIQSSVVSSNLPHDIHSYVFPYFSSWQKSHGKVFVYWLGTEPFLYIAEPEFLKKMSTVVMAKRWGKPSVFRNDRDPMFGSGLVMVEGNDWVRHRHIVAPAFNPINLKGMANMMVESTNQMIDRWVTQINSFNPEIDVESEIITTAGEIIARTSFGMKDDNARDVFDKLRALQMTLFKTNRYVGVPFGKYFNVKKTLEAKKLGKEIDELLLSIIESRKKSPTKNGQQDLLGLLLQGNHEVDGRSGKTLTSQEVVDECKTFFFGGHETTALAITWTLLLLAMHPDWQNQLRDEIREVMGGGDKLDITLLSGLKKMKCVMNEVLRLYPPAPNVQRQAREDIKVDDVTVPNGTNMWIDVVAMHHDPELWGKDANEFRPERFMDDVNGGCKHKMGFLPFGFGGRMCVGRNLTFMEYKIVLSLVLSRFSFKVSPDYKHSPSIMLSLRPSHGLPLIVEPL, from the exons aTGGAGTTCGTAGGGCTCTATGGGGTTCTTGTTGCCTTCTATATCGTACTTTGTCTCTTCTTGTTCTTCATACTAACTTTTTCTTGGTGGGTTTTCCCTAACCAAAAACTTAAGATGCTTAAGAAATGTGGGTTGGAAGGGCCAACCCCTAGTTTTCCACTTGGAAACATTgaagagatgaagaaaaagagtATCATTCAATCTTCAGTTGTTTCCTCAAATCTCCCACACGATATACACTCTTACGTTTTCCCTTACTTCTCTAGCTGGCAGAAGTCACATG GTAAAGTGTTTGTGTACTGGTTGGGCACGGAGCCATTTTTGTACATTGCAGAGCCAgagtttttgaagaaaatgtcgACAGTGGTGATGGCCAAAAGATGGGGCAAGCCAAGTGTGTTTAGAAATGACAGAGACCCTATGTTTGGGAGTGGTTTGGTCATGGTTGAAGGCAATGATTGGGTTCGTCACAGGCACATTGTTGCTCCCGCATTCAATCCCATTAACCTGAAG GGAATGGCGAACATGATGGTTGAATCTACGAATCAAATGATTGATAGATGGGTTACCCAAATAAACTCTTTCAACCCCGAAATCGACGTGGAAAGTGAGATTATAACAACAGCCGGAGAGATCATAGCAAGAACAAGTTTTGGCATGAAAGATGACAATGCGAGAGATGTGTTCGACAAATTACGAGCCTTGCAAATGACCCTTTTTAAGACCAATCGATATGTGGGCGTTCCCTTTGGCAAGTATTTCAACGTAAAGAAAACCTTAGAGGCCAAGAAACTCGGAAAAGAAATCGACGAACTCTTGTTGTCCATCATAGAATCTCGGAAGAAGTCACCGACGAAAAATGGTCAGCAAGATTTGTTAGGTCTGTTGCTGCAAGGAAATCATGAGGTTGATGGCAGGTCAGGGAAGACGTTAACATCGCAGGAAGTTGTTGATGAATGCAAGACATTTTTCTTCGGAGGCCATGAGACCACAGCACTTGCCATCACGTGGACCTTGCTGCTTCTGGCCATGCACCCAGATTGGCAAAACCAGTTGAGAGATGAGATACGAGAAGTGATGGGTGGTGGTGACAAGCTTGATATCACATTGCTCTCTGGCTTAAAGAAG ATGAAGTGCGTGATGAATGAAGTTCTAAGACTGTACCCACCGGCACCAAATGTGCAGAGGCAAGCAAGAGAAGACATAAAGGTTGATGATGTAACAGTGCCGAATGGAACGAACATGTGGATAGATGTGGTGGCGATGCATCATGACCCTGAATTGTGGGGAAAGGATGCGAATGAGTTCAGGCCAGAGAGGTTCATGGATGATGTGAATGGTGGATGCAAGCACAAGATGGGGTTTTTGCCTTTTGGGTTTGGAGGGAGAATGTGTGTTGGTAGAAATTTGACCTTCATGGAGTATAAGATCGTGTTAAGTCTTGTTCTCTCTAGGTTTAGTTTTAAGGTTTCCCCTGACTACAAACATTCACCATCTATTATGCTCTCCCTCAGGCCTAGTCATGGACTTCCACTCATAGTTGAGCCCCTTTAG
- the LOC114190410 gene encoding DNA-directed RNA polymerase III subunit RPC3: MVTQFGIKLAVHLITNHFGNLVAKVCENLFSHGVLTLDQLVRYSELTKDQVKNSLLVLVQHNCCQAFVSAPEDDDDGADRLRVRTQYLVLFDNIIHRLRFPKFLETVSRKLDEECVELLDGLLRDGRLTLKQMVDRASQGKENAVDTKVVREILSKLLTARLVERCPAPEPVVSTSFKETTTRKRGAKAAKIFEPPETLEQRVVEAAVPGDAIRFSFTADMKSKVDRETNSDDDEIASVQENDEKEEEILWRANFEEFIRHLRHKALIENIRTQHDDGTATVLSAVLEATKTVEKKVKMENSVPLSLDTITAEVMKTDTGRTMTIDRIRASLSQLGCSQRMIVDDAYSIDLKKIIERAQNEEVESIVLKRYGRDAYRMFRLLSKDGCFHDTDQIAASTLVEKKEAPKLLYRLWKDNYLYMEKVVATGVKQITILMWKVNKPLLWEHVLDEMYHAALNLSLRMAFEQEKDEELLNVPKDKLKEPGPLQKKYKRLLNVWLLLGSSLTKLDEALMLFHDF, encoded by the exons ATGGTTACACAGTTCGGCATCAAATTGGCCGTCCACCTCATCACCAATCACTTCGGCAATCTCGTCGCT AAAGTATGCGAAAATCTATTTAGTCATGGAGTCCTCACTTTGGATCAATTGGTTCGCTACTCGGAGCTTACTAAGGACCAAGTCAAGAACTCCCTACTCGTCTTAGTTCAACACAATTGTTGCCAAGCATTTGTTTCTGCTCCTGAAGATGATG ATGATGGCGCAGACAGATTGAGAGTTAGAACTCAGTACTTGGTGTTGTTTGATAACATAATCCACCGATTGAGATTTCCCAAATTCCTGGAGACTGTGTCGCGGAAGCTTGATGAAGAA TGTGTGGAACTTCTCGATGGTTTGCTTCGCGATGGTAGGCTTACCCTGAAACAAATGGTTGACAGAGCAAGTCAAGGGAAAG AAAATGCCGTGGATACAAAAGTTGTACGAGAGATACTGAGTAAACTTTTAACAGCTCGACTTGTCGAACGCTGCCCTGCCCCTGAGCCGGTTGTTTCTACCTCATTTAAAGAAACTACTACTAGGAAGCGGGGTGCTAAGGCTGCCAAG ATATTTGAACCACCCGAGACATTAGAACAGCGTGTTGTAGAAGCAGCAGTGCCTGGGGATGCAATCAGATTTTCATTCACTGCAGATATGAAATCTAAAGTTGACAGAGAAACAAATTCAGATGATGATGAAATTGCTAGCGTTCAAGAGAATGATG AAAAAGAGGAGGAAATTCTTTGGCGTGCCAATTTTGAGGAGTTTATTCGTCATCTTAGACATAAG GCATTGATTGAGAATATAAGAACTCAGCATGATGATGGAACTGCTACTGTCTTAAGTGCAGTATTGGAGGCCACAAAAACTGTagaaaaaaaggtgaaaatggAGAATTCAG TTCCCCTGTCGCTTGATACAATTACAGCAGAGGTGATGAAGACCGATACAGGACGAACGATGACTATAGATCGTATCAGAGCTTCCCTTAGTCAGTTGGGCTGTTCACAGAGGATGATTGTAGATGATGCATATAGTATTG ATTTGAAGAAAATTATTGAACGGGCTCAAAATGAAGAG GTTGAGTCAATTGTGTTGAAAAGGTATGGAAGGGATGCGTACAGAATGTTCAGGCTACTGTCAAAGGATGGTTGTTTTCATGACACAGATCAG ATAGCAGCATCTACTCTGGTTGAGAAAAAGGAGGCTCCAAAGTTGCTATATAGGTTATGGAAGGACAATTACTTGTATATGGAG AAAGTAGTTGCGACGGGAGTAAAGCAAATAACTATTTTGATGTGGAAAGTCAATAAACCTCTGCTTTGGGAACATGTACTGGATGAGATGTACCACGCTGCCTTAAATTTGAGCCTAAGAATGGCTTTTGAGCAGGAAAAGGATGAAGAG CTTTTAAATGTTCCTAAAGACAAGCTTAAGGAGCCAGGGCCACTGCAGAAGAAATACAAACGCCTACTAAATGTCTGGTTACTCCTGGGATCATCATTGACGAAGCTCGATGAAGCTCTCATGCTTTTCCATGATTTCTGA
- the LOC114190631 gene encoding uncharacterized protein LOC114190631, which yields MASTLTFTKTFVIFAFAFSLTLQATLGEIECENLSHDTCSFAVSSGGKRCVLEKRVRRSGEEAYTCKTSEIEAENVKDHIETEQCIKACGLDRKSLGISSDYLLESTFTRKLCSPHCYQSCPNVVDLYFNLAAGEGVFLPKLCEVQGVNARRGMAELRSSGIVAPGPVNSLQFGSIEPAVSPSPN from the exons ATGGCATCTACCTTAACCTTCACAAAAACTTTCGTGATATTTGCCTTTGCATTTTCTCTCACCCTGCAAGCCACTCTAG GTGAGATAGAATGCGAGAATCTGAGCCATGACACGTGTTCGTTCGCTGTGTCATCCGGTGGGAAACGGTGCGTGCTGGAGAAGCGCGTGAGGAGGAGTGGTGAGGAGGCATACACATGCAAGACATCAGAGATTGAAGCTGAGAATGTGAAGGATCACATTGAAACAGAGCAATGCATAAAGGCCTGTGGATTGGACAGAAAATCCCTTGGAATCTCATCAGATTATCTTCTTGAGTCTACCTTCACACGCAAGCTCTGTTCCCCTCACTGCTACCAGAGCTGCCCCAACGTTGTTGACTTATACTTCAATCTCGCAGCTGGTGAAG GTGTGTTTCTTCCCAAGTTGTGTGAGGTACAAGGTGTGAATGCTCGTCGAGGAATGGCTGAACTCAGAAGTTCTGGTATTGTGGCACCAGGACCTGTGAACTCTCTGCAGTTCGGTAGTATTGAACCTGCGGTTTCCCCATCACCAAACTAA
- the LOC114190088 gene encoding oxalate--CoA ligase: MQAPTTLTGSLHRVAGIFPSHRAVSVSGKFQLTHSRLHHLVERAAVRLLSTGIKPGDVVALTFPNTVEFIITFLAVIRARATAAPLNAAYTAEEFEFYLSDSESKLLITSKEGNEPAQAAASKLSIPVSTASLDEAEAEELNLSLSYTESPTDSISELVNDESDVALFLHTSGTTSRPKGVPLTQHNLASSVENIKSVYKLTESDSTVIVLPLFHVHGLIAALLGSLAAGASVALPAAGRFSASSFWSDMSTYNATWYTAVPTVHQILLERHLKTPEPVYPKLRFIRSCSASLAPVILERLEEAFGAPVLEAYAMTEASHLMSTNPLPEDGPHRAGSVGKPVGQEMAILDEKGEILKNDEKGEVCIRGPNVTKGYKNNPDANISAFQYGWFHTGDIGFFDSDGYLHLVGRIKELINRGGEKISPIEVDAVLLSHPDIAQAVAFGVPDDKYGEEINCAIIPKEGSKIDEAEVHRFSKKNLATFKVPKKVFITDSLPKTATGKILRRLVAQHFISQT, encoded by the exons ATGCAGGCTCCAACAACACTCACCGGATCGCTCCACCGCGTAGCCGGAATATTCCCTTCCCACCGTGCCGTCTCTGTCTCAGGAAAATTCCAACTCACGCACTCCCGCCTCCACCACCTTGTCGAACGCGCTGCCGTACGCCTCCTCTCCACCGGCATCAAACCCGGCGATGTCGTTGCACTCACCTTCCCCAACACCGTTGAG tTTATAATAACGTTTCTGGCCGTCATTCGAGCGCGAGCCACGGCGGCGCCGTTGAACGCGGCTTACACTGCGGAAGAGTTCGAATTTTATTTATCCGACTCAGAGTCAAAGCTTTTGATAACATCAAAAGAAGGGAACGAGCCGGCTCAAGCCGCGGCTTCCAAGCTTAGCATTCCGGTATCAACAGCTTCGCTCGACGAAGCAGAAGCCGAAGAACTCAATCTCTCTCTGAGTTACACCGAGTCACCGACCGACTCGATTTCCGAACTCGTTAACGACGAGTCCGACGTGGCATTGTTCCTCCACACTTCCGGCACCACGAGCCGCCCCAAGGGCGTGCCGTTGACGCAGCACAACTTGGCCTCATCGGTGGAGAACATCAAGTCCGTGTACAAACTCACTGAGTCTGACTCGACCGTCATCGTTCTCCCATTGTTCCACGTCCACGGGTTAATCGCCGCGTTGCTGGGTTCACTAGCCGCCGGAGCCTCCGTGGCGCTCCCGGCGGCAGGGAGGTTCTCCGCCTCCTCGTTTTGGAGCGACATGTCAACGTACAACGCCACGTGGTACACCGCTGTTCCTACGGTGCACCAAATCCTGTTGGAGCGTCATTTGAAAACCCCGGAACCGGTTTACCCGAAGCTCCGGTTTATTCGGAGCTGCAGTGCCTCTCTTGCACCGGTTATATTGGAGAGGTTGGAGGAGGCGTTTGGGGCACCGGTTTTGGAGGCTTATGCAATGACGGAAGCGTCGCATTTAATGTCGACGAATCCATTACCTGAAGATGGGCCTCATCGGGCCGGGTCCGTCGGGAAGCCCGTGGGCCAGGAAATGGCAATATTAGACGAGAAGGGTGAGATTCTAAAGAATGATGAGAAAGGTGAGGTTTGTATTAGGGGACCCAATGTTACCAAAGGTTATAAAAATAACCCTGATGCGAATATTTCTGCCTTTCAATACGGGTGGTTCCACACCGGTGATATCGGGTTTTTTGATTCGGATGGGTATTTGCATCTCGTGGGTCGGATCAAGGAGCTTATTAACCGTGGag ggGAGAAAATATCACCAATAGAGGTTGATGCTGTGCTTCTATCTCATCCAGACATCGCCCAAGCAGTTGCATTCGGAGTTCCAGATGATAAATATGGCGAAGAG ATAAACTGTGCGATCATCCCAAAAGAAGGATCAAAGATTGATGAAGCAGAGGTGCATAGATTTAGCAAGAAGAACCTTGCAACCTTCAAAGTCCCTAAAAAGGTGTTCATCACTGATTCTTTGCCCAAGACCGCCACTGGCAAGATTCTGAGGCGTCTTGTTGCACAACACTTCatttctcaaacttga